A genomic window from Methanobrevibacter sp. TLL-48-HuF1 includes:
- the map gene encoding type II methionyl aminopeptidase: MIDSYLKAGKILSKIRKEASKMIKEGTLVLDLVEFVENETIKQGAGISFPCNVSINEVAAHYTSPLNDETMIYAGDLVKLDLGTEIDGYIADSAITVMAPGKNLDERFSQDEINLRQDIIEASAAGLDAAISTVRAGVSVGEIGAAVEEAINEYKLNPIANLTGHSLEQYNLHAGISVPNIDNHDETILEEGQAVAIEPFATDGIGFVNDAPGTYIYSFLANKPFRLKHTKNVLTHIKHNYQYLPFSGRWLTEEFKENRLNASLKQLSEAMAIYPYHPLKEKTGCLVSQKEHTVIVEKEGCTVTTL, encoded by the coding sequence ATGATTGATTCTTATTTAAAAGCAGGTAAAATTCTTTCCAAAATAAGAAAAGAAGCCTCAAAAATGATTAAAGAAGGAACATTAGTACTTGATTTAGTTGAATTTGTAGAAAATGAAACTATTAAACAGGGAGCAGGTATTTCATTTCCATGTAATGTATCAATAAATGAAGTAGCTGCACATTATACATCTCCATTAAATGATGAAACAATGATTTATGCCGGAGATTTAGTTAAATTAGATTTAGGTACTGAAATTGACGGATATATTGCAGATTCAGCTATTACAGTAATGGCACCGGGTAAAAATTTAGATGAACGTTTTAGCCAGGATGAAATAAATTTAAGGCAGGACATTATTGAAGCATCTGCAGCAGGACTGGATGCAGCCATAAGTACTGTTAGAGCAGGAGTAAGTGTTGGAGAAATTGGTGCTGCTGTTGAAGAAGCTATAAACGAATATAAGTTAAATCCAATAGCTAATCTTACAGGACACAGTTTAGAACAATACAACCTACATGCAGGAATTTCAGTTCCGAATATAGACAACCATGATGAAACAATCCTGGAAGAAGGTCAGGCAGTAGCTATTGAACCATTTGCAACTGACGGAATAGGATTTGTAAATGATGCTCCAGGAACATACATTTATTCTTTCTTAGCTAACAAACCGTTTAGATTAAAACACACAAAAAATGTATTAACTCATATTAAACACAATTATCAGTATTTACCATTTTCCGGAAGATGGTTAACAGAAGAATTTAAAGAAAACAGATTAAATGCATCTTTAAAACAATTATCTGAAGCAATGGCCATTTATCCATACCATCCACTTAAAGAAAAAACAGGCTGCCTTGTAAGTCAGAAAGAACACACAGTAATTGTTGAAAAAGAAGGTTGTACAGTTACAACTTTATAA